The following proteins are co-located in the Komagataeibacter sp. FNDCF1 genome:
- a CDS encoding DUF3576 domain-containing protein, producing MTLRPPNPAPSTMSVATVSLAALPLRRPMLPRATLALLAAGLLAGCGSAPQHDRSGLAIPQNRLLKEDRGANGGATPLESNGVNAFLWRGALDTLSFMPFASADAVAGVILTDWYTPPATKDERFKITCFILSRSLRSDALRVSVFRQAYEDNQWVDTPVAANTVSDITARILTRARQLRTDSGQH from the coding sequence ATGACCCTTCGCCCGCCCAATCCTGCTCCGTCCACCATGTCCGTGGCTACCGTATCCCTGGCCGCATTGCCCCTGCGTCGCCCCATGCTGCCGCGCGCGACCCTTGCCCTGCTGGCCGCCGGCCTGCTGGCCGGCTGTGGCAGCGCCCCCCAGCATGACAGGAGCGGGCTAGCCATTCCACAGAATCGCCTGCTCAAGGAAGACCGTGGCGCCAACGGGGGCGCGACACCGCTGGAAAGCAATGGCGTCAACGCCTTCCTGTGGCGCGGCGCGCTGGATACGCTGTCCTTCATGCCGTTCGCATCCGCCGATGCGGTGGCGGGCGTGATCCTGACGGACTGGTACACGCCGCCCGCCACCAAGGACGAACGCTTCAAGATCACCTGTTTCATCCTGTCGCGCAGCCTGCGTTCGGACGCGCTGCGCGTATCGGTCTTCCGCCAGGCCTATGAGGACAACCAGTGGGTGGACACCCCGGTCGCGGCCAATACGGTATCAGACATCACGGCCCGTATCCTGACCCGCGCGCGCCAGCTGCGCACCGATAGCGGCCAGCACTAG
- the leuS gene encoding leucine--tRNA ligase produces MTETSTPPDSALPAYDFSTAEPQWQERWAASGIFNVPDVPPADRPKYYVLEMFPYPSGQLHMGHVRNYTLGDVVARYKRARGFNVLHPMGWDAFGLPAENAARERGVHPGQWTMDNIAAMRTTLKRLGFSFNWDREIATCLPEYYGKQQKLFLDMLRGGLVERRESWVNWDPVDNTVLANEQVVDGRGWRSGALIEQKKLSQWFLKITKFAPQLLDGLSTLPRWPERVRTMQERWIGRSEGAKVRFALHEPPAGFDTDLDSVEVFTTRPDTLFGMSFLAIAADHPLAAKVAAKNAAAGEFIAECQRLGTSEEAIETAEKRGFDTGLRVSHPFMPDKSFPVWIANFVLMDYGTGAVFGCPCGDQRDLDFARKYNLPVTPVILPPGTDAATFTMTDRACDGHGTLINSGFLDGLDTEAAKKEAITRLEGMGVGQGVVNWRLRDWGISRQRYWGCPIPVIHCTDCGPQPVPDDQLPVTLPEDVTFDRPGNPLAHHPTWKHVACPGCGRPAERETDTCDTFVDSSWYFARFTAPHAPTPTVPAAADGWLPVDQYIGGIEHAILHLLYARFFTRAMHETGHLHVDEPFDGLFTQGMVNHESYRDAQGNWLYPEEVERRGDSAVRRDNGQPVTIGRVEKMSKSKRNTVAPVAIIERFGADTARWFVLSDSPPERDMEWTEAGVAAASRFLQRLFRIVRGVAEQTPAGAACPASVSRAADSLRRATHRTIVAVTDALDSFSANVAVARLHELTSALADAEKAAGEDGMAFARREAATVISLLVAPMVPHQAEAMMALLEPGGQPVVERTWPAAIPELLRASELTIAVQIMGKLRGTIAVAPDLPAEKVIAMAEAEPNVARLLEGARIVKRIHVPGRIVNFVVAK; encoded by the coding sequence ATGACCGAAACCAGCACCCCACCGGACAGCGCCCTCCCCGCCTATGACTTCAGCACGGCAGAACCGCAGTGGCAGGAACGCTGGGCCGCATCCGGCATCTTCAATGTTCCCGACGTACCGCCCGCCGACCGGCCCAAGTATTATGTGCTGGAAATGTTCCCCTACCCGTCGGGGCAGCTGCACATGGGCCATGTGCGCAACTATACGCTGGGCGACGTGGTGGCGCGCTACAAGCGCGCGCGCGGCTTCAACGTGCTGCACCCGATGGGATGGGATGCGTTTGGCCTGCCGGCGGAAAATGCCGCACGCGAACGCGGCGTGCATCCCGGTCAGTGGACGATGGACAACATCGCCGCCATGCGCACCACGCTCAAGCGGCTGGGCTTCTCCTTCAACTGGGACCGGGAAATCGCGACCTGCCTGCCGGAATACTATGGCAAACAGCAGAAGCTGTTCCTCGACATGCTCCGGGGCGGACTGGTCGAGCGGCGGGAAAGCTGGGTCAACTGGGACCCGGTGGACAATACCGTGCTGGCGAACGAGCAGGTGGTGGACGGGCGCGGCTGGCGCTCGGGCGCGCTGATCGAACAGAAGAAGCTGTCGCAGTGGTTCCTCAAGATCACGAAATTCGCCCCGCAACTGCTTGATGGCCTGTCCACCCTGCCGCGCTGGCCCGAGCGCGTGCGCACCATGCAGGAACGCTGGATCGGCCGGTCTGAAGGGGCGAAGGTCCGTTTCGCCCTGCATGAACCGCCCGCGGGGTTCGATACCGACCTTGATTCGGTGGAGGTGTTCACCACCCGCCCCGACACGCTGTTCGGCATGTCCTTCCTGGCCATTGCAGCCGACCACCCGCTGGCGGCAAAGGTGGCGGCGAAAAACGCGGCGGCAGGCGAATTCATTGCCGAATGCCAGCGGCTGGGCACATCGGAAGAAGCGATCGAAACTGCTGAAAAGCGCGGGTTCGACACCGGGCTGCGGGTCAGCCATCCGTTCATGCCCGATAAGTCCTTTCCTGTATGGATCGCGAATTTCGTGCTGATGGATTACGGTACGGGCGCGGTGTTCGGCTGCCCGTGTGGTGACCAGCGTGACCTTGATTTCGCGCGCAAGTACAACCTGCCCGTCACCCCCGTCATCCTGCCGCCGGGCACCGATGCCGCCACCTTCACCATGACCGACAGGGCATGTGACGGCCACGGCACGCTGATCAATTCCGGCTTCCTTGACGGACTGGATACCGAGGCCGCGAAAAAGGAAGCGATCACCCGGCTGGAAGGCATGGGGGTTGGCCAGGGCGTGGTCAACTGGCGGCTGCGCGACTGGGGCATTTCGCGCCAGCGCTACTGGGGCTGTCCCATTCCCGTCATCCACTGCACCGACTGCGGCCCGCAGCCCGTGCCCGATGACCAGCTTCCGGTCACGCTGCCCGAGGACGTGACATTCGACCGCCCCGGCAACCCGCTGGCCCACCACCCGACATGGAAGCACGTGGCCTGCCCCGGATGCGGCAGGCCCGCCGAGCGCGAGACCGATACCTGCGACACCTTCGTGGACAGTTCATGGTATTTCGCCCGCTTTACCGCGCCGCACGCGCCCACACCCACCGTGCCCGCGGCGGCGGATGGCTGGCTGCCGGTTGACCAGTATATCGGCGGGATCGAGCATGCGATCCTGCATCTGCTCTACGCCCGCTTCTTTACCCGCGCCATGCACGAGACGGGCCACCTGCATGTGGATGAGCCGTTTGACGGACTGTTCACCCAGGGCATGGTCAACCACGAAAGCTACCGCGACGCGCAGGGCAACTGGCTTTACCCCGAGGAAGTCGAACGCCGGGGCGACAGCGCCGTGCGCCGCGACAATGGCCAGCCCGTCACCATCGGGCGGGTGGAAAAGATGTCCAAGTCCAAGCGCAACACGGTGGCCCCCGTTGCCATCATCGAGCGCTTCGGGGCTGATACCGCGCGATGGTTCGTGCTGTCCGACAGCCCGCCGGAACGCGACATGGAATGGACGGAGGCCGGCGTTGCCGCGGCATCCCGCTTCCTCCAGCGCCTGTTCCGCATCGTACGTGGCGTGGCTGAACAGACGCCGGCTGGCGCCGCCTGCCCCGCCAGTGTGTCACGCGCGGCCGACAGCCTGCGCCGCGCCACCCACCGCACCATCGTGGCGGTGACCGACGCGCTGGACTCCTTCAGCGCCAACGTGGCGGTCGCCCGACTGCATGAACTGACATCCGCCCTGGCGGATGCGGAAAAGGCGGCGGGGGAAGACGGCATGGCCTTTGCCCGGCGCGAGGCCGCCACGGTCATATCCCTGCTGGTGGCCCCCATGGTCCCGCATCAGGCCGAAGCGATGATGGCGCTGCTGGAGCCCGGTGGCCAGCCGGTGGTGGAGCGGACCTGGCCTGCGGCCATTCCCGAACTGCTCAGGGCCAGCGAACTGACCATTGCGGTGCAGATCATGGGCAAGCTGCGTGGCACGATCGCGGTTGCCCCCGACCTGCCTGCGGAAAAAGTGATCGCCATGGCGGAAGCCGAGCCGAACGTGGCCCGCCTGCTGGAAGGGGCGCGGATTGTAAAGCGCATCCATGTGCCGGGGCGGATCGTCAATTTCGTGGTTGCGAAATAG